A window of the Penaeus monodon isolate SGIC_2016 chromosome 38, NSTDA_Pmon_1, whole genome shotgun sequence genome harbors these coding sequences:
- the LOC119597073 gene encoding pro-resilin-like yields MNTKLFILLGLAAFAAADSFESYEYRPPHRSSEESYESGEAKYDFQWAVSDDSSSNEFGHQEARDGDHTQGSYYVQLPDGRLQTVKYFVDGDSGYVAEVNYEGEASFESGSAESREYRYVYDSNESK; encoded by the exons ATGAACACCAAG CTTTTCATCCTCCTCGGTTTGGCAGCCTTCGCCGCTGCGGACAGTTTTGAGTCCTACGAATACAGGCCACCGCAT AGGTCCTCTGAGGAGTCTTACGAGTCAGGCGAGGCCAAGTACGACTTCCAATGGGCCGTGAGCGATGACTCCTCCAGCAACGAGTTCGGACACCAGGAGGCCCGTGACGGCGACCAcacacagggatcctactacgtgcagctccccgacggccgcctgcagaccgtcaagtacttcgtggacggcgactccggctacgtggctgaggtcaactacgagggcgaggcttcCTTCGAATCTGGTTCAGCCGAATCTCGTGAATACAGATACGTGTACGACTCCAACGAGTCCAAGTAA
- the LOC119597078 gene encoding pro-resilin-like isoform X2 produces the protein MNIKVLIFLGLAAFAAADSFESYEYRPPHRSSEESYESSEAKYDFQWAVSDDSSSNEFGHQEARDGDHTQGSYYVQLPDGRLQTVKYFVDGDSGYVAEVNYEGEASFESGSSESREYRYVYDSNESK, from the exons ATGAACATCAAG GTCCTCATCTTCCTCGGTCTGGCAGCTTTTGCCGCTGCAGACAGCTTTGAATCCTACGAATACAGGCCACCACAC aggTCCTCTGAAGAATCTTACGAGTCAAGCGAGGCCAAGTACGACTTCCAATGGGCCGTGAGCGATGACTCCTCCAGCAACGAGTTCGGACACCAGGAGGCCCGTGACGGCGATcacactcagggatcctactacgtgcagctccccgacggccgtcTGCAGACTGTCAAGTacttcgtggacggcgactccggctacgtggctgaggtcaactacgagggcgaggcttcCTTCGAATCTGGTTCATCCGAATCTCGGGAATACAGATACGTGTACGACTCCAACGAGTCAAAATAA
- the LOC119597078 gene encoding pro-resilin-like isoform X1 yields the protein MNAKVLILLGLAALAAADSFESYEYRPPQRRSSEESYESGEAKYDFNWAVSHDPSSNEFGHQEARDGDHTQGSYYVQLPDGRLQTVKYFVDGDSGYVAEVNYEGEASFESGSDESREYRYVYDSNESK from the exons ATGAACGCCAAGGTCCTCATTCTCCTCGGTCTGGCAGCCCTTGCCGCTGCAGACAGCTTCGAGTCCTACGAATATCGACCACCTCAG AGACGTTCATCTGAGGAATCCTACGAATCCGGAGaagccaagtacgacttcaactggGCCGTCAGCCACGATCCTTCAAGCAACGAGTTCGGACACCAGGAGGCCCGTGACGGCGACcacactcagggatcctactacgtgcagctccccgacggccgcctgcagaccgtcaagtacttcgtggacggcgactccggctacgtggctgaggtcaactacgagggcgaggcttcCTTCGAGTCCGGTTCAGATGAATCTCGGGAATACAGATACGTGTACGACTCCAACGAGTCCAAGTAA
- the LOC119597074 gene encoding pro-resilin-like → MNTKIFILLGLAAIAAADSFESYEYRPPQRRSSEESYESGEARYNFQWAVDHEDSGNNYGHQEARDGEDTQGSYYVHLPDGRLQTVRYVVDGDDGYVAEVNYEGEARFPDSYESASFESREYRPRYFYDSNESK, encoded by the exons ATGAACACCAAG ATCTTCATCCTCCTCGGTCTGGCAGCTATTGCTGCTGCAGACAGTTTCGAGTCCTACGAATACAGACCACCACAG AGACGTTCCTCTGAGGAATCCTACGAGTCCGGAGAAGCCAGATACAACTTCCAATGGGCTGTCGATCACGAGGACTCCGGCAACAACTACGGACACCAGGAAGCCCGTGACGGTGAAgacactcagggatcctactacgtgcacctccccgacggccgcctccAGACCGTGAGATACGTCGTGGACGGTGACGacggctacgtggctgaggtcaactacgagggcgaggctcgatTCCCCGACTCCTACGAGTCTGCTTCCTTCGAGTCCCGCGAATACAGGCCACGATACTTCTATGACTCCAATGAGTCTAAGTAA
- the LOC119597077 gene encoding pro-resilin-like — protein sequence MNTKVFILLGLAAIAAADSFESYEYRPPQRRSSEESYESGEAKYDFQWAVDHDDSGNNYGHQEARDGEDTQGSYYVHLPDGRLQTVKYFVDGDSGYVAEVNYDGEARFPDSYESASFESREYRPRYFYDSNESK from the exons ATGAACACCAAA GTTTTTATCCTTCTGGGTCTGGCAGCTATtgctgctgccgacagttttgaATCCTATGAATACAGGCCACCACAG AGACGTTCCTCTGAGGAATCTTACGAATCCGGAGAAGCCAAATACGACTTCCAATGGGCTGTCGATCACGATGACTCCGGCAACAACTACGGACACCAGGAAGCCCGTGACGGTGAAgacactcagggatcctactacgtgcacctccccgacggccgccttcAGACCGTCAAGTacttcgtggacggcgactccggctacgtggctgaggtcaacTACGATGGCGAGGCTCGTTTCCCCGACTCCTACGAGTCTGCTTCCTTCGAGTCCCGTGAATACAGGCCACGATACTTCTATGACTCCAACGAGTCCAAGTAA
- the LOC119597076 gene encoding pro-resilin-like isoform X1: MNTKVFILLGLAAIAAADSFESYEYRPPQRRSSEESYESGEAKYDFQWAVDHEDSGNNYGHQEARDGEDTQGSYYVHLPDGRLQTVKYFVDGDSGYVAEVNYDGEARFPDSYESASFESREYRPRYFYDSNESK, translated from the exons ATGAACACCAAA GTTTTCATCCTTCTGGGTCTGGCAGCTATtgctgctgccgacagttttgaATCCTATGAATATAGGCCACCACAG AGACGTTCCTCTGAGGAATCTTACGAATCCGGAGAAGCCAAATACGACTTCCAATGGGCTGTCGATCACGAGGACTCCGGCAACAACTACGGACACCAGGAAGCCCGTGACGGTGAAgacactcagggatcctactacgtgcacctccccgacggccgccttcAGACCGTCAAGTacttcgtggacggcgactccggctacgtggctgaggtcaacTACGATGGCGAGGCTCGTTTCCCCGACTCCTACGAGTCTGCTTCCTTCGAGTCCCGTGAATACAG
- the LOC119597079 gene encoding pro-resilin-like (The sequence of the model RefSeq protein was modified relative to this genomic sequence to represent the inferred CDS: added 21 bases not found in genome assembly) has protein sequence MNTKVFILLGLAAIAAADSFESYEYRPPQRRSSEESYESGEAKYDFQWAVKHDDSGNDFGHQEARDGEDTQGSYYVQLPDGRLQTVRYVVDGDDGYVADVNYEGEARFPDSYESASFESREYRPRYVYDSNESK, from the exons CTTCTGGGTCTGGCAGCCATTGCTGCTGCAGACAGTTTTGAATCCTATGAATACAGGCCACCACAG AGACGCTCCTCCGAGGAATCCTACGAGTCCGGAGAGGCCAAGTACGACTTCCAATGGGCCGTAAAGCACGAcgactccggcaacgacttcggacaccaggaagcccgtgacggtgaagacactcagggatcctactacgtgcaactccccgacggccgcctccAGACCGTGAGATACGTCGTGGACGGCGATGACGGCTACGTGGCCGATGtcaactacgagggcgaggctcgtttCCCCGACTCCTACGAGTCTGCTTCCTTCGAGTCCCGCGAATACAGGCCACGATATGTCTATGACTCCAACGAGTCCAAGTAA